From a region of the Dermatophagoides farinae isolate YC_2012a chromosome 3, ASM2471394v1, whole genome shotgun sequence genome:
- the LOC124494829 gene encoding testicular acid phosphatase homolog gives MKIPNILSLVFLIDFCSCSLSYKSNKQHLDRIIVIVRHGDRAPLLPFTFDRDKMNELWPLGYGYLTSEGRTRMYRTGQFLRRRYSHQFSGRYISPRDIYIRSSAVPRCLESSQLIAAGLTPPIGNWKWKSDLGELWQPVPIFTIQRWREGLLNPSSTCIYASRLFDRIPNSSIVKNFMLLHQELIQNISCIVHENLHNHRDIRDFVDNLVSSKHHGHRLPKWCTANIYKQLKEIFDISFRFDFTGNIEPELRRLRTGVLMNEIFNGLDMETNPNASRLSIYVTHDSQLFHLQDALGFNINQLSLKFGSMLIFEYSKQEDSVHLYFSNVPGPFDRITVDELKIPLCEQNLTRIPLGYLQSKYKNLFLDLDEWDHQCGNRNLVRQQQDS, from the exons atgaaaataccTAATATTTTGTCATTGGTTTTcttgatcgatttttgttcatgttcATTATCGTATAAAtccaacaaacaacatttgGATCGTATCATTGTGATCGTAAGACATGGTGATCGTGCACCACTACTGCCATTCACATTTGATcgtgataaaatgaatgaattatggCCACTAGGTTATGGTTATCTAACATCGGAAGGTCGTACACGAATGTATCGTACTGGGCAATTTTTACGACGACGTTATTCACATCAATTTTCTGGTCGTTATATTTCACCACGTGATATTTATATACGTAGTTCGGCGGTTCCACGATGTTTAGAAAGTTCACAATTGATTGCAGCCGGTTTAACACCACCAATCGGTAATTGGAAATGGAAATCTGATCTTGGTGAATTATGGCAACCAGTGCCCATATTTACAATACAAAGATGGCGTGAAGGT CTTCTAAATCCATCTTCAACCTGTATATATGCTTCACGATTATTTGATCGAATTCCGAATTCATCGATTGTCAAGAATTTTATGCTTTTACATCaagaattgattcaaaatatttcCTGTATTGTACACGAAAatcttcataatcatcgtgATATAAGAGATTTTGTTGACAATCTTGTATCATCTAAACATCATGGCCATCGTCTTCCAAAATGGTGTACGGCTAATATTTATaaacaattgaaagaaatttttgatatttcatttcgttttgatTTTACTGGTAATATTGAACCAGAATTACGACGTTTACGAACAGGCGTactaatgaatgaaatattcaaTGGATTAGATATGGAAACGAATCCGAATGCAAGTCGTCTGTCTATTTATGTGACG CATGATTcacaattatttcatttacaaGATGCACTTGGATTtaatataaatcaattatcattgaaatttggtTCAATGTTAATATTTGAATATAGTAAACAAGAAGATTCtgttcatttatatttttccaatgttCCCGGTCCATTTGATCGTATTACAGTGgatgaattaaaaattccTTTATGTGAACAAAATCTAACAAGAATACCATTAGGATATTTGCAatcgaaatataaaaatttatttcttgATCTTGATGAATGGGATCATCAATGTGGTAATCGTAATCTGGTACGGCAGCAACAAGATTCCTAA